A stretch of the Pseudalkalibacillus hwajinpoensis genome encodes the following:
- a CDS encoding M14 family metallopeptidase, translated as MTHKTDHYFAKNYEQSRETFRNHLDKIQKKWPSATLSTKSIGKEEDNTIDMIYSEALTSNDRVLFFTSGEHGIEGYAGAAVIHMFVEEYLDQIDPSTTGICLIHALNPWGMRHFRRVTENNVDLNRNYFYDENSIRRDVNKNYAKESDLFLPNGKITDLQAEKHKLYAQLIKGLAKEGYAGLKKAKGMGQFEFERGVYYGGSTAEESALFLKDIQEKLLGTYPGVVHMDWHTALGPTNEITMVISENDGRDVKELQEAYNLNNVEKYTPEKVKGDSTNHFYKLKEEAYPETYLLSALFEFGTFGTDKQAEIREFMTIILENHLYFEGAESVDDIQWILGEFEAMFYPDDSEWRESVVNEARHGIEGVLKKEEILS; from the coding sequence ATGACACATAAAACAGATCACTATTTTGCTAAAAATTATGAACAGTCACGTGAGACATTTCGCAATCATCTTGATAAAATCCAAAAGAAATGGCCTTCCGCAACCTTATCAACAAAGTCAATTGGGAAAGAAGAAGATAATACAATCGATATGATTTACTCTGAAGCCCTTACATCAAACGATCGTGTTTTATTCTTCACTTCAGGCGAGCACGGGATAGAAGGCTATGCTGGAGCAGCGGTTATCCATATGTTTGTAGAAGAATATCTTGATCAAATCGATCCTTCAACGACAGGGATTTGCCTGATTCATGCCCTTAATCCGTGGGGTATGCGGCATTTTCGACGGGTTACAGAAAATAATGTTGATCTAAACAGAAATTACTTTTATGACGAAAATTCAATTCGTAGAGACGTGAATAAAAATTATGCTAAGGAAAGCGACTTATTTCTTCCAAATGGTAAAATCACTGATTTGCAAGCAGAGAAGCACAAGCTATATGCACAGTTGATTAAAGGGCTAGCAAAGGAAGGATACGCAGGATTAAAAAAAGCAAAGGGAATGGGCCAATTTGAATTTGAGCGCGGTGTCTATTACGGAGGTTCAACAGCTGAAGAATCAGCTCTTTTCTTAAAGGATATACAAGAAAAGTTGTTAGGAACTTATCCTGGTGTTGTCCACATGGATTGGCATACAGCTCTTGGACCAACAAATGAAATAACAATGGTGATCTCAGAGAATGATGGAAGAGACGTGAAGGAGTTACAAGAAGCGTACAATCTTAACAACGTCGAAAAGTATACTCCTGAAAAAGTTAAAGGGGATTCTACGAATCATTTCTACAAATTAAAAGAAGAAGCTTACCCAGAAACATATCTTCTATCGGCTTTGTTTGAGTTCGGAACGTTTGGAACAGATAAACAGGCTGAAATTCGCGAATTTATGACGATTATTTTGGAAAATCATTTGTATTTTGAAGGGGCAGAATCAGTTGATGATATTCAATGGATTCTAGGAGAATTCGAAGCGATGTTTTACCCGGATGATTCCGAATGGAGAGAATCAGTTGTCAATGAGGCACGCCATGGAATAGAGGGAGTTTTAAAGAAAGAAGAAATTCTAAGTTAG
- a CDS encoding MTH1187 family thiamine-binding protein — protein sequence MALLEISVTPVGTSQTSMNHFVTEAVKLAEKEGFTYHIGPTSTVFEGNVDELFELARDIHTSALGKGTDRVITNIKIEQREDRPLSIDGQVNEVRSSIG from the coding sequence ATGGCACTATTAGAAATCAGTGTTACACCTGTAGGAACAAGTCAAACGAGCATGAATCATTTTGTAACAGAAGCTGTAAAGTTAGCTGAGAAAGAAGGATTCACTTACCATATTGGACCAACCTCTACTGTCTTTGAAGGAAACGTCGATGAACTCTTTGAATTAGCAAGAGACATTCATACAAGTGCTCTAGGAAAAGGTACAGATCGTGTTATCACAAATATTAAGATTGAACAAAGAGAAGACCGGCCTCTTTCAATTGATGGTCAAGTGAATGAAGTGCGAAGTTCAATTGGGTAA